In the genome of Candidatus Poribacteria bacterium, one region contains:
- the rpsL gene encoding 30S ribosomal protein S12 — translation MPTINQLVRKSRKRTSKKSKSPVLESCPQRRGICLQVRTITPKKPNSALRKVARVRFTNGQEATCYIPGIDHNLQEHSVVLVRGGRVKDLPNVRYHIVRGTLDTAGVENRRQARSKYGAKSTG, via the coding sequence ATGCCAACAATAAATCAGCTAGTCAGAAAATCTCGAAAAAGAACAAGCAAGAAAAGCAAATCTCCAGTCTTGGAAAGCTGCCCCCAACGGCGCGGCATCTGTCTACAAGTCAGGACAATAACACCTAAGAAACCGAATTCGGCACTTCGCAAGGTCGCTCGTGTCCGTTTCACGAACGGTCAAGAAGCTACCTGCTATATCCCCGGCATAGATCATAATCTTCAAGAACACTCAGTTGTACTCGTGCGAGGCGGGAGAGTCAAGGATTTGCCCAATGTCAGATATCACATTGTCCGAGGCACATTAGATACAGCGGGTGTTGAAAATCGGCGGCAAGCCAGATCCAAATATGGCGCAAAGAGTACCGGTTAG
- the rpsG gene encoding 30S ribosomal protein S7 translates to MPRRAEVVKRDVLPDPKYNSKLVAKFINFLMARGKKSVARAILYNSIDIVEKRANQDGLTVFHDAINNVKPVLEIRSRRVGGATYQVPVDVKAERRTTLALRWIIQSARERGEKTMAERLAGELLDAAGNDGASIRRKLDQHRMAEANRAFAHYRW, encoded by the coding sequence ATGCCACGTCGTGCAGAAGTTGTTAAACGGGACGTACTCCCAGATCCAAAATATAATAGTAAGCTGGTTGCGAAATTTATAAACTTCTTAATGGCTCGTGGAAAAAAAAGTGTTGCTCGCGCGATTCTATATAATAGTATTGACATTGTTGAGAAACGTGCCAACCAAGATGGACTCACAGTCTTCCACGACGCAATTAACAACGTTAAACCGGTTCTTGAGATTCGGTCTCGGCGAGTTGGGGGAGCAACCTACCAAGTTCCCGTTGATGTTAAGGCAGAACGTCGCACAACATTGGCACTCCGTTGGATTATCCAGTCTGCAAGAGAGCGTGGAGAGAAAACGATGGCAGAGCGGCTGGCGGGAGAACTATTAGATGCCGCTGGGAATGATGGGGCTTCAATTCGCAGAAAACTTGATCAACACCGCATGGCAGAGGCGAATCGGGCGTTTGCACATTATCGATGGTAA